The sequence below is a genomic window from Ovis canadensis isolate MfBH-ARS-UI-01 breed Bighorn chromosome 1, ARS-UI_OviCan_v2, whole genome shotgun sequence.
ATATAGGGTCTAAGACAAAGTAGGTAttcaatacatacatatatttatacacacacacatacacattatagCACTTTCCAAATGTCCCTTCTGAATGTTCTAAAGGATACATGTAATATCTTAATCTTATCTTTGATTTAGCATGACTGCTATCTTCCTGATGTCCATGATTTTTGGCCTTGCATGTGGACAAGCAATGTCTTTTTGTATTCCAACTGAGTATATGATGCATGTCGAAAGGAAAGAATGTGCTTACTGCCTAACCATCAACACCACCATCTGTGCTGGTTATTGTATGACACGGGTACgtagttcatttcagttcttttAGCTGAAAATTAGATAAACCTAGACCCAGTCCTTTTCTATCCAGAAACAAAATGAGATAAACCACAACCTCATTTCCAAAATCTAATGCTTATTGGCTCTGTAGAGGTAGAGTACACAGGTCACAGCGTATACTCAGCACAGTTTATAACAGCTTTACttccaaaatttatttaaatggcaTATTGGCCGCATGATATACAGTGAAAGAGAGGGAGTGTCACTTTTATCTGCATGGGATTTAGTGTGGATATATTGAGTTGGCATTGGGAAATGAAACTAAAGAATCCTCCTCTAGTCCTATTTATGACAAAATAATATGCTAATTTTTATCTGTTTCCATTACTATATATTTTCTAAAGTCCTATCGCATTATGCTCCTTTTAAATTCTTTCCTCAGGATGTCAACGGCAAGCTGTTTCTTCCCAAATATGCCCTGTCTCAGGATGTCTGTACATACAGAGACTTCATGTACAAGACTGCAGAAATACCAGGATGTCCACGCCATGTTACTCCTTATTTCTCCTACCCGGTAGCTATAAGCTGTAAGTGTGGCAAGTGTAATACTGACTATAGTGATTGTATACATGAGGCCATCAAAACAAACTACTGTACCAAACCTCAGAAGTCCTATGTGGTGGGATTTTCTATCTAATTTTAATAGTCATGTAATTTGCAATTTGGTTAAATGTATTTACCTGgaataaaactaataaattatTGACATATTTCACAACACCTTGTGTACATTTGAGTACTATTTCATCCATAACCTACCCATTCATGCATTAGAGAGCTTAAGGGCTTTAGAAGAAAAGGGGAGTGAAAGAGCATTTCCAGCTCATATGAAGGATGATTTCCACATGAAAGGGCAGAGTGGTAAAATGAAGAACAGGGACATAAATTACTAATGAAAGCCAGTCTTAAGTAGACTCTTTTAACAGAGGGCCATGAGGTTCGTCTTAGCCTattaatagaaaatgaatatGGGAAAGCTACAGAGTAGTATGTAGTAGTAACAGTAGTATGTAGTAGTATGATCAGCCCCTGAAGTAACACATGGCATCAGTCTACTGGAGACACCTACTTCTAAAGGCTGAAACAAGGCTGGAGCAGAGGGGAAGAGTAAGGAATATGTGAAATTTGCAATATAGTACTTTATCCTGTCATTCAAATGCACAAGATAAAACTTCACCAAAACTCAGTAAACAGTATATTCTAATCTATTTAATTACTCTGGTGGGCCTACTGACTTATGAAAGCTATACTCCAAAAGCCTAGATAAGAGGCCATGATCATTTTACATGTAGAAGTCTAAATCCTTTGTAGTCTTTCAGGTAATTTGAGACATTTTTCAGCAACTTGTGCTGTTTGGTCTTTTGATGTCTTGAAAAACTAGTATAATTATGAAAGATTTTAGAAATAGTGGTAGAGTGTGAAGGGATTTCATTGAGAGGAATCATCTTAAATTCTAACCTAAACCTTCAATATGGAAACACTGTTTTCCAGTAAATTTGCTTAgtaagtgttttgtttttcttttcatttcttaagtACTCTTTCATGAGAGTTTGGTTTCAGGAGCTGTGTGAAGTGACAGACCTAGTCCCCTGCAGACTTGACCTCAGAAGGATGACTAATCctgtattttccatttctctctatCCAAATTCTGGATAGAGAGAACTTGCCACTGGGTGAAAACCATTGTCAGTGGGGTCAGTTGTCTTTGCTATATCCCACAGTCACTGGTTGCATTAATGTGGGCATTATGTAAATACCTACAGGCTGACAGTGTCTGAGGGGATGCTAAGGTAGTGCAGATGGATTagtacccaaacccatgttccgCCAATGAGGACACAGTAGTCGTACATTTATATGCAAAGTCAGGAATCCAAATTATTCTTACCTTAATATCTGAAGTTGATATTAGGATGTGCTCCAAATATTAATCTGGGTCTTTGGGTTCTCATATTGCTTGATGACATGAACACTTAAAGCTGCAGGATTACAACATTCCCTCTGAATCTGTATATTGAATATAGATATTTGATTAATGAGTAAAAAGTCTAATGTTTAAACCTAACTGGTACGAATCACGTAAGACTTTCACAGAATCTGAAAAACGTTTTTCAAGAACTTGAACTGTGGAAAGGTTCAGAGAGAGCCCTTATAAATAGTCAAGCTCAgaagacatttttttctatttattttaattggaggctaattattttacaatattgtagtggtttttgccatacattgacatgaatcaaccatgggtgcacatgtgttccccatccagaaccccccctctcacctccctccccacccatcccccagggtcatcccagtgcaccagccctgagcaccctttcTCATACATCGAACCTGAATCAGCGATCCACTTcacgtatgataatatacatgtttcagtgctaccctctcaaatcatcccacccttgccttctcccacggagtccaaaagactgttctttacatctgtgtctcttttgttgtctcacatataggtcatcactaccatctttctaaattccatatatatgcattagtatactgtattggtgtttttctttctcacttacttcactctatataataggctccagtttcatccacctcattagaactgattcaaatgaattcgttttaacagctgagtaatattccattgtgtatatgtaccacagctttcttatccatttgtctgccaatggacgtctagattgcttccatgtcctggctattgtgaacagtgtggtgatgaacattgaggtacatgtgtctctttcaacactggtttccttggtgtgtatgcccagcagtgggatttctgggtcatatggcagttctatttccagttttttaaggaatctccacactgttctccatagtggctgtactagtttgcattcccaccaacagtgtaagagggttcccttttctccacatcctcttcaacatctattatttgtagactttttgatagcagccattctgactggcatgagatggtacctcattgtggttttgatttgtatttctttgataatgggtgatgttgagcatcttttcatgtgtttgttagccatcggtatgtcttctttggagaaatgtctgtttaattttttggcccattttttaaattgggttgtttatttttctggaattgagctgcagaagttgcttgtatatttctgagatgaattatttgtcagttgcttcatttgctattattttctcccattctgaatgctgtcttttcaccttgcttatagtttcctttgttgtgcagaagcttttaagtttaattaggtcccatttgtttatttttacttttatttctattactctgagaggtgggtcatagaggatcctgctgtgatttatgtcagagtgttttgcctgtattttcctgtaggagttttatagtttctggtcttatatttagatctttaatccattttgagtttatttttgtctatggtgttagtgttctagtttcattcttttacaagtggttgaccagttttcccagcaccacttgttaaagagattgttttttctccattgtatatccttgcctcctttgtcaaaga
It includes:
- the TSHB gene encoding thyrotropin subunit beta, whose product is MTAIFLMSMIFGLACGQAMSFCIPTEYMMHVERKECAYCLTINTTICAGYCMTRDVNGKLFLPKYALSQDVCTYRDFMYKTAEIPGCPRHVTPYFSYPVAISCKCGKCNTDYSDCIHEAIKTNYCTKPQKSYVVGFSI